In the Callospermophilus lateralis isolate mCalLat2 chromosome 7, mCalLat2.hap1, whole genome shotgun sequence genome, tcttcctTGTGAgaccaaaattttaaaatgcatgtaAGAAATATATACTATGGTACAAAACAAGGATTCAAGAAAAGACTGCTCTTACTATTCTATGAGCTACATGATACCTGTTATACTAGGGGGTACCTGGTAGATAGGGTTGTTCTGAGTGTCAGTTCTAATAATGGCCATTACTTTCTGCTTTTCCCACAGCCAATAGACAAGGTTTGATTCTGGAGGTGATGTCTGAGTCAACAGATATTTGGAGTCTGGAGAAAAGGCCATGCTGATAAATTTCTGAACTGGAAAGTCAAAAGTATTAAGGACTTTGCGCTTCCGGCACGGGATGGATGACAGCTCATAAATGGTGATGACAGGTTTCTCCTGCACAATCTCGGAGATGGCGAGGTACCGCCGATTGGGGCTGATGGACAAGGCCAACATGCCCTGACTCTTGTCTGAGCCTGCAAACAGAGGGAAAAGGGGACAGTGAGGGTAAGTTGTGCTTTCACCAAGACTCAAGCAGGCTCAGCAGGGACACTGCTGACAGAGGAGAAAGGTGCACGAACACCTAGTTATCAGTTCCTGGCCATCCCTCCGTACAACTACACCTGGGGTGTTATGAAAATGATCAGATGGGCACCTCACTGAGGATGAGGTGGGAGAAGTCAAGGTACCCTTCGTGGAGGAAGAGGAGTTGGGATGGAGGATGGGATCTGTGGTGGCAAAAGTTGGAGCAATGTTGTGGAGGTGACAAAGAGTAGAGTGCTGTGGGGGAATTGGTAGCAGCAGGTATTGCTGGAGAAATGTATGTGAGTCAGGATGACCAAAGATGGATCCGGAAGAGAGGAACAGGTCCAATCATAGAAGCTTTAGCGCTCTGAGTGGCCAGCACTCAATACTTTTAAAGGCCGGGATATTAACTCAGCCTCTCTTATATTTAGGTGATCTGTGTGACATTTTAGTTATGAGATGGATGCAGAAGTCTGCTGAAGTGGTTTTATGATAAAGCTTTATGTTTTCTTGAAGATCAAGGGCAGATGCATTCTATCCCCCTTCTCCTGGAATATAGAGGTAATGTCTCAAGATATAGCAGTTTTCTTCCATTCATGAAGTAATGAGCATGAAAATGAAAGCTGTGGTCCTCTAGAAAGcagagcctgaggcaaagattaaAATGTAAATCTTTTTTTCAGGAAATTCAATGAGGGCCACATTGCAATTTTCATGGGCCCTAGACACTTTTGTTTACATATGTCTCTTCCTCCATAAAATAgtacaaatatatttatttttctacactatttaaaaaaatacatgcaatCACACATTTGATGACTGCATTAATATAAAGATGAATATGATTCGGGCTGGATTCACTCTTATATATTCATTATTGTTATAtttactttttcttattttaaaacaaatttaaaatcatGGGCCCCTAAAGGTATTGTGAGCCCTAGGCACTGTGCATAGTGGAAAAGTCTTCTGTGGGTATGGGGACCTGGGCAGGGAGGATGTGTGAAGCAGGGGAAGATGCGCTAGGAAGCGATGGGCTAGGTCCCCGTCTGATGGACTCCATGCTGGAAGGGTCATAGCAAGTTGCCCAGCACATGGAACTTTTCTGGAAGAGCTGCAGGCAATAAGGGAAGCTCAGGGAAGAACCAGGTTTCGGGGTCATTGAGAACTTTGCAGATGATTTTGGACTCCACCTGGGAAGCAATGAAAACCACTGAAAACTTTTAGGAAAGGTCAGACAGGTGTATAGAAAGAGCCTCTGGCAGCCAGATGGAAGGCAGCCCTGGAGGGGATGAGAGTAGCCAGCAGGTTATTTGCAGAAGCGAGAGGTTAGGGTGGCAATACACTATAAGGTGGCAGTAGGGGTGAAAGTAATGGGAGGAGGGGAGATTAGAGAAATGCCAATAGGTAGAACCAGTAGGATTTAGTGACTGCTGGAGTGAGGGAGAGAAATGAGAATGAATTCAGGTGACGGGGACGAATGGGACCCCTGGATAGAATTTAGACTGAGGGGTGAGTTAGGGGTGACGGTGAAGACTATGCCCCATGACTCGCTTACACAGCCCATTCACATACTTAATATTTATGTGTATTTGCTCCCagctttttacaatttttttaagcTTAAACCTTTAATTCATCTTGGACCCATGATGATAAAAAAAATGAAGTGAGGATATAAAGTGGTTCCCATTTCTCAAATACCTAGTCAGTTGTCCCAGCACTAATAAATAATGAACGAATATTAAActtatatttttacatatatagCATTGGATTTCTAGAATATATCTATGCTAGGACAACATGACTTTTGTAGTCATATCTTTATCATGAGTTTGAATATCTGGCAGTTTGATCTTTAGGAAATAGCAGGagaaaagaagaaatgagaaTTGGATTTTTTGATACAGTGCACAAGGTATATTGTGGGGCATGTGGGTAAAGAGGCCTAGCAGTTAGATATGATTCTAAAGTTCAGGGCAGAGGGTGGGACTAAAAACTCAGATTTGAAGTAAAAGGCCTGGTGAGAAGCTAAAGCTGAGAGCATAAGATTGCCTAGAGAAGATGAAGGAAAACTCACTCCTCCTGGGTTCCCTATTTTAGGTGGTCTTCTAGCTATAGCCCTTAccaggggatcaaatccaggggccACCTGGCATTTGCATTGCATTTTCTATATCACATTCCAGGTACCCAGGACTCTGGAATTCCCTGCCTAAATGGTCCTGAGTCTACCGACAAGACCAGCATTGGCTCTTTCCTAGGTCAGTCTCTACCATCAGAGAAGGCCTAAAGATGTTCAAAGGGTGACTGTTTACAGGATATATGGGCAGCATTTAAGTGTACAGCTGAGAGGACCCACATATATGAAGGAGGTCCTGCTGATATAAAATGGAATTCAGAGCAGAAGAGATGTGGTATAGAGGAAGTATGAGAATATGAGTATAATAACTGAAATGATAATCTCAACGGATATACTAAATTGTAGGCTAGATATGGCTGAAAAGAGATTCAATGAAGCCAAGagataaatacaaagaaaaaagagTTTAAAAACATGGAGGGTTAGAGTTGAGATGGTCTGGAGTTCTTGGAGATAACAGAATGAATGAAAAAGGTACTGTATTCCAAAGTGACAATTGTTAAAAACTCTCTAGAATCACTGCGAGATGCCTAGCCTTGGATCCAAGAATCCCTAGGAAGATtagaaagggaaaataaaacctacaatataataaaaacagacacagaaaACTTCTTAAAAGCATCCAGAAGAACAGACTGATCATCTATAGATAGAAGACCCAATGGCTAATGGCTTAACCACAACAAGAAAACAGAAGTAAAAAACAATGCAGCAAAAACTGCAATGTGCTGACAAAAATTCTATACCTGGCCAAATTCTCTTTCAAATATGAGGATGAaattaaagtaattttaaattaacaaaatctGGGAGCATCTACCATTAACACTTCATCACTAACTGTAGAAGGAAAATGATTGCAACTGGAATATCTGATTTCTAAAGAGTCatggtgggggaaaaaaaagaatcatggtGGACAGAATTCAGTAAACTTGAGAGCAAATATAAACAAATGTCTATATAAAACAATGACTGATTTAATATTAGAAATCCATATAATCTTATGGAAATATAGAAAGTGCATGCAATAAAATTCAATATGTGTTCATTGGGGGGAAAAGCATAGCAATCTAGAAAATTAAAGGATTTTCCTTAACTTGATAAAAGGCATTGACAACTGCCTGCAGTAAACATCCTTCTGTGTAACAAATATTGAAATAATTCCTTTTAAAAGTAGAAGCATGACAAGGATGTTCTTTCATTGTCCCTATTCAACTTTGTCTGGAGGTGCTTGCCAGTACAGTaacacaagaaaaagaaataaaaccatcATTTTTTGTAGATAATATGACACTCTACGTAGAAAACCCCAAAGAATCTACAGATTTGTTATTATAATTAACAATAGTTGAGCAAATATGTTAGACATAAAAAAGCCAACTATATTTAATACAGTTTATTCTAACAGAATATTACCTGACTTCACTAAAACTAAGAATTTCTGTCCATCAAAAGATAACACGGGGGAGAAAATTCAAGCTCCATATAGGAATGATTAGTACATAGACAATACAAAGTGTGTCATTAAGTCAATAAGGAAgttactaaaacaaaacaaaacaaaaaaaccccaagccCCATGAAgaacaatagaaaaatggatTAAAAAGCTTGAATGAGACATATAACACAAGGCTAAGTAGGAGTAGTCTGTAAATATGTGAAAAGATACTAATTTGCATTAATAATAGAGAAAGGCAAACTAAAAATCACAATAAGATACCTCTTCTCAAGCATTAGACTAGCAAAAAATGAGAGGTTGAACATGACAAAGGGTTGGTAAAGTTGTGGAAGAATGAGGACCCTTATGCATTGCTGGCACTAAGGGTCCTCATTAATTTTATTCCTGGATGTGAACCCTAGAGAATCTTTGCAAAGTGCAGGAACATGTATGAATGCAAGAATATTTATAGTGGTAACATTTCTAATAGCAAATAGCTGTTATTTCCCCGAATGCCCCTCAAGCCTAGGAtgggtatataaatatatatatttgagacATTATATTCAGAGATTGGAATACTATGCTACAATAAAATGAACTCAGTTATATGTATCAAGATGCATGAATCTCAAAAGCATGATGTTGAACAAAAGAATCAAGTTACAGGCTACATACATTATGATTCCATTTAAATAAAATTGgaaaatagcaaaaataaaaatatattttgcataaAGTCACACATATATGTAATAAAAGCTGTATGGAAAATAATTACAAAATTCAAAATGGGGGTGTGTGAGGATGGGAGAGAAGTACTGGAACTGGCAATGTTCTATATATTATCTTGGATGGTTCATAGATTTTCATGTAATAGTAATTCTTTATTACATATATTGAGTATAttcttttatatgcacataccataATAAAGCGTTTAACACAATACAGAGTGGGGAAAAAGAGTGGATTGAATTGTCATAAATATCACTGACAGGATGAATgagaacaaaaaatgtaatgtcatacaaatatttttttgtgtgtgactaAGGGTAAAATTTTCTGTGTCTTCATTGTACCAGGATTTAAAAGGTGTACTGAAGATGGTGTATTTTGGAAAACTTGTGTTTACAACTCCAAAAGGGGGTCTGGTGAGGACAAAGCCAATGACACTGAAGATGCATAAAAAGAGAtctaaaaaatattgttttcctgaaattacaatgcaaaaatactttaaaattaatattaattttgttaaatttaattttttttttgcttcttggtttttttctttttcttttcattgttcttcttcttttttgtgctgctgaggattgaatccaggccttgtgcatgtgagggaagcactctaccaaatgaactatatccccagcccaaccgtATCTTTGATTGTTCTATAATAAATAATGCAAGTTGACTTTTATttcttctaactttataaaactgTAATATTCCAGTTGTCATAAACTGTCTTTCCAAACGTGATTTTGAGATTACAGGGTTCTATTTGGCACGAGCCGTTAATGTATACGTCAGGATGTTAAGGATTTTACCTGGAATGAATTTTTGCCACTTCTGATCCACATTGTACTTCACACAATGATTTCCTGAAGGATATATAATAATCTGTTCATCGAAGAAAAAGATATTGTTGGCCACGTGGGCTCGAAGACCAAAAACATGCAGCCACTGAGCTACGACGGTAGACATGATCCCTTGCCAGAGTTCTGCTAAAGACCAAGCAGCGGGTCAGAGCAGAGTAAGTGCATCGCCCCGCCCCACCCAGGACACGCCCCTGGCCCCGCCCCCGAGCCCTCCTCCTCACCTCGGGGCGCCCCCCCCAATCTGTCCGGTCCTCTAGGGCTCTTTCTCCCCTTTCCTTTTCTCCCTTGCACGTTCAGCTCCTCCTGACGACCTCAGGGACCTCTCCCACCTTTCGCTTCTTCACTCAGGCTCAGCAGACCACGCACGTATCCAGAGGTGCTACCCCTAGGGATTCCAAGCAGCCCGGGCACTTCCAAACGTCGCAGCGGTTCCTATGGCAACCACAAACCGGAAGTGTGGCTTGTAGCCGGAAGCGGAAGTCCCGATCGAGGAGCTGAGCACGGTCGGTGAGTTGTTGGTGCTGGCGTGGCTTGGACGCACGTGGAACTGCGAGTGTGAGTGGGTGCTGAGCGCAGCATCCGCGGCGACGGTCTTCCCTGCCAGTCCCGCGGGCCTCGGGCTACCCTGCGCTTCCCGGTAGGCGCGGGTCGGGCGTGCGACGAGATGGACACTCCCCCGCTGTCGGGCTCGGACTCGGATTCTGATGATTCTCTTGTCACGGACAGAGAGGTATGTCAGCAGAGCTCGCCGGTCGGGGCGCGGAAAGAGGGGCTCTTACTCCTCTGATACTGACCGCCACTGTATCTTGCAGTTGCAGGATGCGTTTTCCCGCGGACTCCTGAAGCCAGGCCTCAATGTCGTGCTAGAGGGGCCAAAGAGGACTGTGAATGACGTGGTAAGCGCGGGCGCCGGGCAACTGGTACTCGGAAATGGGATGCGCACAAGGCAGTGTTGTGTTTGGAGACTAATTCTTGTCCCAGGAAGATGCAACCTGCCCAAAGCCTAGAGGGTCGATTTTCTGTCTGGGTATTTGGGTGTAGCACTTTTCTTATTGGGTTTGTGCGTGAGAGAGAcaaactcttgcttttcttatgaGCTCAGTGTCTGAATTTCCTAGAATGGTCTGAAACAGTGTTTGGCTGAATTCAAGCGGGACCTGGAGTGGGTTGAAAGGCTCGATGTGACCCTGGGTCCGGTGCCAGAAATTAGTGACCCTCAGCCTACACCTCAGAACAAAGACCAGAAAGCTGTTAATCCAGAAGATGATTTCCAGCGGGAAATGAGTTTGTATGTTTATTTTCCACTATGGGAGAAGTTGGGGGTCCTTGTGCTAGAGAATAAGGGAGAGAGGGAAGTAGTGAAACTGCACTCTCTGGATCCCCAGGGAGTTAGCACATGTTTGGGAATGGGAAGACTCTTCCCTGGAGGAGGAAGAGCTAAGTGATTCTCCTTGGTTGAGAGAAGAGCTCCCTGGTCCACTAGTCCTGATTTTAAGTCCAGTTTATAgactattttgaaatattcactTGTAAAgcttgtgtgtgtgcacatgcagttAGTTATTAGAACAAACTTTGTTTATGGGAGGGGGGGCTTCCTGACTGTATTTTGTTTAGtaattatataaaaattcatAATTGACATTAATTTGTGTGTTAATTGGCACTTTTAGAGTGGTCATTCTTTTAAACTGctaacttatatttagcaaaattTCTCTCCTTTAAAATAATGGTGTACAGTGAAATTTTTCTAAGATGCCAAATTAATAAGGTTTCATTCCCACTTTTGTGTGTTTATTCATTTGTTCTTGTTAGTGAAGGTCAGATGTTGAGTGCTTCTCAGCTTGAAAAACTCATGAGAGGCAGTGAGAAGAAATGAAAGCCTTTCTCCCTCATCTCATTTCACGTTTtgccctgtaatctcagctaccgcCAGGCCCAGGCTGCTGTGCTTGCAGTATTACCCCGCCTCCATCAGCTCAAAGTCCCTACCAAGCGGCCAACCGATTATTTTGCAGAAATGGCTAAGTccgatcaacagatgcaaaaggtAAGAAAAGTTTTTGTCTGGAAAGCCAAGGCTTTGTACTGAAGTATATTCAGCTGGCCTATCTCCCATAGTGTTTTAGAAAGAACTATAAACCCAATATTGGGGAGCTCGTTGTCAAAGACATTTATTATCTCTTTCAGAGATTTTCTACTTTAGATTTATGGTTGTTACCACCCATTAGATAAATATAAGAATGCTTTTTTCCTAACTTAAATAACTAAGGAGAAAGGAAGTAGTATAAAAATGGTCCTAAAGTTAAGATGGCTTTCATATTCCTAGTTGCCATGACACAGTGTACAGAGAACACAAAACAGTTGTTCTGGTGCTTCTATTGCCAGGAAGCAATGCTATCACTTgtaaatacattttcttcttgggtcctcacttttctgtaaaatgacagGTTAATATGTGTCTCAGATACAATATAATTTAGAGTTAGGTGGCACTTGGTCTTAACTTTGAGGGGGAGAGAATTGCCAATGCTGAAGCAAGGTTATATTTAAATGGATCCCCTGGGTATCAAGTTAGATGTTAGGGAACTATTGGTGGTATCCAGAGAAGCTAATCTAGAGAACAGCACATACATGTCTCTTGTTTATTTGTAGTGATATCTTATCCTTCAACTGAAATGTGTATGTTTGATGGAAGAGGGTAGGTATTAGATATCtgctggagtttttttttttttttttgtctgtgtggccTGTTAGAGAAGGGCACTGAGGCTGCATGCAGGCTTAACCTTTGTACAGACAGTGGGCATGGGGAGAAATTGGTCTTCTTTCACGGATGACAACTTTTGTGTAATGGAACAAACAGCACACTGAGAGTAGGAAGTCACTTTTAAGCTCTGGCCCCACCATTGATACTTTTGTGATCTTGGGCAAAGTGCTCAGCCTTTGGGCTTCCTTGTCTTCATATGTGAAACACCGGGGTCAGAATAGATGATTTATAGGTTCCATGGTATGCGCTGTTCTCTGTTCTTGTGCACCCTAAGTAGATCTGACAACCTTTTGCATTTTAGATTCGACAGAAGCTGCAGACTAAACAGGCCGCAATGGAGAAGTCTGAAAAAGCTAAACAATTGCGAGCACTTAGGAAATATGGAAAGAAGGTGAGAAAGAAAATGTATAAGGAATAGAACAAGGCCATATTGTATGTGAAATCAGATTGCCAGGGTCTGATTTGGTTCCAGGCCTTGAGGGTGTTTGATCATGTGTTATCTCACAGTGGATTGTGTGCAGTGCCAGGACTAGGGTGGTAAGGGCAGGTGACCTGACAACTTCTCTGGGCTTTAATCTTCACATCTGTACAGTAATGGGTTAAGTCCAAATCGGTGGTTTCCATACCTGATCTCTCAGCAAAATTACTAGGTAAAAATTTTTGAAACGTTTCCATGCTTCAGAGTTTCTGGGAATCTATATACTTTCCCCCATGGCCCCCAAAAGCTTCTCAGGTGCTTTTGATATGCATCTTGGATGGAACTCACTGGCCTTGATTTTCCCGGTCTGAGGGAAAAAAATGGCACACATGTTTTTGACTATGATTATCTGAGTTCTGTTGTAAAACAAGATTAGGCTTTCTATGAAACTGTTCTCTATTTCCTTTTTATTGTATAGTCATGTAAGAAAGATGACAGGTATTATAGTTAAGGTCCTGGGAAGGAATGATTGAAGAGGATTCACATGGGAGTTAAGGCTTTGTCACAGTGTTTTGGACATAAACCTTGTGATCTGGGCATGGAGCCACTTGGTGTAATTTTCTGATAAATCCTcagcagaggaagaggagagtAACATCCTGTCCTCTGCTAAAGATCAGCTGTGGATTTAGTGTTTCTTTGATCTGGAGGTGGGTGGTTAACATCTCAAACATACTGGCAATGGCTTTATTGAAAGCAAAGCTCAGCTCATCTCACTTTCTAATTTGAGGATACCAGTGCACAGTGGTTCCCATTGTGAGGTGATTTTGCTTCCAGGGAACATCTGAACATTTTTTGTTTGTCATATCTTGGAGTGAAGGGTGCTGCTGACATCCAGTGGGTAAAGGGCAGGGATGTTGTTAAATTTCTACGATTCACAGGACAGTCCCTGTGCCAAACAAAGAGTTACCCTGTCTAGAA is a window encoding:
- the Ebna1bp2 gene encoding putative rRNA-processing protein EBP2 encodes the protein MDTPPLSGSDSDSDDSLVTDRELQDAFSRGLLKPGLNVVLEGPKRTVNDVNGLKQCLAEFKRDLEWVERLDVTLGPVPEISDPQPTPQNKDQKAVNPEDDFQREMSFYRQAQAAVLAVLPRLHQLKVPTKRPTDYFAEMAKSDQQMQKIRQKLQTKQAAMEKSEKAKQLRALRKYGKKVQTEVLQKRQQEKKHMMNAIKKYQKGFSDKLDFLEGDQKSVPQGTKAAAKAQQMKKGPSAKRRYKNQKFGFGGKKKGSKWNTRESHDDVSSFRAKTAHAKGPKRPGKKGANKRPGKRTREKMKSRTR